A region of Vitis vinifera cultivar Pinot Noir 40024 chromosome 13, ASM3070453v1 DNA encodes the following proteins:
- the LOC100249356 gene encoding small ribosomal subunit protein eS25, producing MAPKKEKAPPPSSKPAKSGGGKQKKKKWSKGKQKEKVNNMVLFDQGTYDKLLSEVPKYKLITPSILSDRLRINGSLARRAIKDLMARGSIRMVSAHASQQIYTRATNH from the exons ATG GCGCCGAAGAAGGAAAAGGCTCCTCCACCGTCTTCGAAGCCCGCCAAATCTGGCGGAGGTAAACAGAAAAAGAAG AAATGGAGCAAAGGTAAGCAAAAGGAGAAGGTGAACAACATGGTTTTGTTCGATCAAGGTACTTATGACAAGCTTCTCTCTGAAGTTCCTAAGTACAAGCTTATTACTCCATCGATCCTGTCCGACAGACTCAGG ATTAATGGATCGCTAGCACGCAGGGCAATCAAGGATTTGATGGCAAGAGGTTCGATTAGGATGGTATCAGCTCATGCTAGCCAGCAGATATACACCAGGGCCACCAATCACTAG